Part of the Candidatus Brocadia sinica JPN1 genome, AGTCTTCTCAACACGATATCCCGAATAAGCGGAAATGTCCTCGATGCCGGATACGGTTGATTATCAAAAGTTATCTGTTGTACCCCCAGCAAGGCAACATCAGGAGAGAAGTCCATATATCTTATAATATCGCCAAAATTTTTTGAAACGAATTCTGTATCAGCGTCGAGGAGGAGAACATAACGTCCTGAAGAACGCCTGATAGACTGGTTCCGCGCAGGTGCTACCCCGGCATTCCGATCATTTTCTATCAACAGGACATGAGGAAAGTCTTTTTTTATCATATCGACAGTCCCATCCTGAGATGCATTGTCAACTACGACAACCTCGAATTGTATATCCTTTATCTTCTCGTAAATTGAAATGAGACACTTTTTAAGAAAGTCTCTGTTATTATAGGTACAGATATTAATCGATAGATCCACGGGTATTATTACGAAAAAAGATCTTAATTTATATAAACTGATAAATGGAACTTGTGCAATACTATAAAACTTCGTTAAGCCATTGAATAGCTTTTGTACAGAAGTGATCAGATTAGAAAGTATATGGCTAGGTTTTCACTTAATCCCAATGCTCTGCCTTATTCGGGATTATCCATCTTATCCCACCACGTGGATCTTTTGTATCGCCATGATACCTTGGGATGATATGAAAATGAAGCTGTCCCATTGTTTGCCCTGCCGCTTCACCATCATTTATTCCCATATTAAATCCATCGGGTTAGGATATTTATCAAAAACGATCATGAAATAATCGTCCTCGGCAATTATTTTCTCTTTTTCTATTGTTTCAAATAATTTCATATGTTAAAAACACATTTTTTAGGCTATTTCAGTCATAGCATCTCAATAATCCACTTGCGTAAGGCTCTTGGTGCAAATTTATTCATTTTCCGAGCAACTTATACTGAAGGTTCATTATTCATACCTGCTAATTTTCTGTATATTTCCAACGTTTTCCGGGCGGTATTTTCCCACGAAAAATCCTTAATCCGTTCTAAAGATTTCGTGATTAAGCTGTTTCTCAACTCCTCATCCAACAGTATCTTGCTCATTGCGTCCCGGAGGGCAGTAATATCATATGGATCGACAAGTACGGCTGCATCCCCCACAACCTCTGATATGACGGGGATATCAGATGCAATGACCGGTATTCCATGTCCCATCGCCTCCAGGACAGGCAAGCCAAATCCTTCAATAAGAGACGGAAAAACAAATACCTTTGCCTTTTTATAAAGATATTTCAAATCATTATCCTGAACATATCCCAGAAAAAAAACCTTTTTTTCTAATTCACAATTGCGAATAGTGGCCTTTACCTCTTCATACGCATTTCCTTTGTTGCCGGCAATTACAATGGCATAATTTCTTTGTAAAGAATCGTCAAGGCGGGAAAACGCCTTTACAATGGATTCAACCTGTTTGGTTTTTTCGATAACACCTACATAGAGTATATAATTTCTGGGTATATGATACTTTTCGAAAATATATTCACCATCGTTGTTATCAACGGATAAATTCTGGGAAATACCTTCCAGGGTCACATCGATGGATTCAGGGGTATAATCTAAGAGATCAAGAATTGCTCTTTTCGTGGTATCCGATACGGTTATGATGAAATTGGCTTTCTTTATACACAGGAGCACGAAAAGGCGTTTTGCATAACTTTTGAGTGCCCCGTATTTTGTTGGTTGAATAAATTCGGCAAGGTCATGGATCGTTACCACAATGGGACAGTGTCGTTTCAGAATCGGTATGGGATTGGTGTAATGAAGCACATTGAGGTTATACTTTTTTACCACTTTGGGGAATATCAGCGCCTGCCAGAATGCTTTTAGCAGGGTTCCTTTTGGCGGAGACATTTGGATAAACTGAAAGTTAGACGCCTTGAGTGGTTGTGCGAATCTTTGCCAGTGTGCATAGAAGATAAAATACTGATTCGTCTTATCCATTGTGGAGAGTTGATGGAGTATCTCTGTGATGTATCTGTCGGTACCTCTTAAGGTTTCGTTAGAGGTGATCATATTGATACCAATATTCAGTCTATTCTTCAATGTTGATCCTGCCTATCATCATAATCAGGATATTTCTTCATGAAAATTGTCTGACAATACCTTCTTTACTGCATTGAATACTTCGTCTACAGAAATTTTGTTTAAACATTGGAAATCCTTACAGGCAGGCGTATAGTCATATTGATGTACATAGCAAGGCGAACATGCCAGATTTTTTCTTATCACAACACACCGTTCCTGTGGGCCAATAACCTGCTCTGGTGATGTCGAACCAAAGACAGCTATGGAGGGTACTTTTAAGGCCAGTGCGATATGGAGCGGACCTGAGTCATTGCCTAAAAACAAATTAGAAAGTTTGATAATAGCAGCCGTCTGTGCAAGCGTAGTCCTGCCCATTACACTGATGATATCAGGGCTCTCAACTTCTTTGAGGATTTTTTTGCCTGTTTCAATATCACCTTTGTTTCCGATTATGATTACTTTTAGTTGCTGTTCTTTTATCAGCCTCTGAATAAGAGATATATATTTTTCAAGTGGCCAACACCGGTATCCGGCGTTCCACGATGCACCCGGGTGGACAGTAATTACAGGGGAAGGGATTTCCCGGGTAAGTTTCGTTATCAGAAGCTCCGCTTCATGAATATCCTTTTCAGGCACGCTGAGGTCTATTTCTTCCTTTGTTACCTGTAATCCGGCGTTCCGTAAAATATCCAGGTTTTGCTTTACTATCGGGACGCCTTCTCTGAGTTCAATCATTATGGTATTTAATGAACCTGCCCTGCCTTTTTGAAAACCGATCCGGTGAGGTATCCCAGTGAGAAAATTCATAAGAACTTCTTCTCTCATGCCTTCTCCCCTGTCCGGAGCATAGATGAGGTCGAAATGCCTTTTTCTTAAAGAAAAAATAAGCAGGAACTTTCTGAAAAATCCCCTGTGCCTGCCTTTAAGGTCGTAATCAATTACTTCGGAAATGATATTTTTTTTAGAAAAAAGAGACAAAATCTCTTTTGCCTCCGGAGATGCCAGAACAGAAATAGAGGCAGCGGGAAAATTGTCCTTCAGGCATTCGATGGCAGGGAATACCCGTATAAGGTCTCCTATGCCTCCACCTTCAGCAACGAGTATCTTTCTCATCTCTGAATGAGCTAAGGACTTTTTGTCTCTATTGAGAAAAGGTGCAAATTTTTCAAAAAGAGAAAAAAAAACGTTTTTTATACTCGCCTTTAGGCCTAAAACACTACTCATGTTTTCGATACTATTCCTTCAGAAAAATCTCTTTTGCACGAATAATTCTGACGGCACAATCTATGAAGATTGTAAGGGTATATTGCAATACGCCCCTACGACTATTATCCTTTAACATACATTATTCCTTGTCCGATATTCGATGTTAGAATCCTTATAAATCGTAGGGATACGGAGCGCCGTGTCCCTTGTATGTATTATGTTTTGAACAGGGATTGGATAGGGCTATGCAGCGTTAAGGCCGTCTTTTGTTAGGCTGTGTTTTTTAAGGGTGTTGATAATAATCTCAGAAGCCTTTTCCAATCTGCCTTCCCATGTCCATCCCTGTGAGGCCTGAACATATTTCCGTACCAATTCTTCTTTTTTGCCATCCTCTAAAGCGGCTTCAATATTCTGGATAAATTCTCCAGAAGTACGGGAAAGGCGAATTATTTCCCGATAGTCTTCCAGCTCGGGAATCCATGAGGAAACTACCGGTTTACCGGCAGCCAGATATTCAAATGCCTTGGTTGGCTGGCATGCCTTTAAAAAATCTTCTCCCTGATAAGGAATCAGGCATACATCAAAACCCTTGATACAAGAAGGTAAAAGATTTTGTGGCTTAGTTCCCACAAAGAGAATGTTTTTTTGCTGTGTAATATAGGATGGAGGGTTCTCGACACATGGTCCAATAAAGACAAAATTCCACTGTGGTCTTGCGATTGCGGCCTCCCGTATCCATTCCCAATGCATCTTGGAGTTGACCATACCACCAACAAAACCGATAACTGGACTGGGAATATCTTCCAGTTCTGGTGCAATCTTACAGGCAGGGGATTGGGCTTGTTGAAAAAGTTCGCTGTCAACACCGGAAGGAAGATAATGGGTATTGGGATTTTGCCCTTTTCGGATTCGATAGAGATATTTGGATGTGGCAAACACGGCATCAGCCCTTTTTGCCAGTCTCTCCTCCATATCTGACAACCGGTTTCTCTTGTTGAAGTGATAACAAAAGAAAAAACCCACGTCGTCATTGCAATCATAACAAACCAATTTTTCACCAAACTCTCCCCGGGGATTGATGGCATAGGGATGATAGATCCATACGATTGGATTTGTAAAACCCAGACGTTTGGCTGTTTTTGCGATCGCAGATGTTAAGAAAGACTGATTCAGGCTGTCGACATTTTTATAGTGTCCGTACTGCAATAACAGCGGAGGCGGATAATAGACATACATGTTGTCGTTTACCTGGCGCACTCCGCGCAACCACAGAAATGTTTTTTTCAGGCGGTCTTTCCATAGTGAAGGGCGGATAATGAGGTTGCTATACGCCACGGGCGGATCCACAAACAAGACCCTGTTGTGCCTTGCCAACCGTGTCATCATCTGGTGCATTACGAGGGGGATCGAATCCCATACCAGCCACGAGATGCAGATAATGTTTTCATCGTTGATCATGTGAATCCCTTTTGAGAAATTTTTTGTAAAACCTTTTCCATAAAGAGGGTGTACCTCTGTGCACCATGCAGCATTTTTGACAAAGAGGAGGAAGGTTTTTGCGAAGGAGCCTTCGCATATTCATAGCCCGCTTGTTGTTCCAAATTTTACGAAAGGACATTTCTCTTACATTGCCCATTTTATATCCTGTAAACATGGCACAAGGTACGACATCACCGAATGGGGTGATCATAGCGGATAGCCATGGGGTATTACATCGAAGGACAGAGAATTTCCCTTTCAATAAATGATCTTTGTTTCCGCTGAGCAGTGCCTGGTCCAAATCACACTTGATTTCTGAGCCTCCCCTTTTCTTTATATTTTCTATGACAGACTCCAATTGGTCAATGTGCTCTTTCTGGAGCAAATACTCAGGGCTAATATCTGAAAAGGTATGAAAACCAATAATTTTTTCTCCCATTTCCTGATTCGTAAGTTTCACCGTATTATGATCTACAATGGAAAGATAATTGAAATTTATCCTTCGAACGGCAAGAGACTTTGCAAGATCTGTTATCGCGGGTAAGAAAAAAAAATTCTTTGAAGAAATTGTTGTGTTTATGAAGATCTCGGGAAAATCAGTGTTGTACTCCTTCTGCTTTTGCTTGATTAAACGTATTCCTTCAATGGCATGATCAAATGCTCCCTCAAACCCTCTGATCTCATCATGGAGTTCCTTATTAGCGCTATCGATCGAAATGCCAATGGAATCTATCCCGGAGATGACTATTTGTTTAGCCAAATCAGAGTTGATTAAATATCCATTTGAAATCGTAGAACAATACAGCCCTTTCGATTTACAATATTTGACAATGTCTAAAAAATCTTTCCTTAAAAATGGTTCTCCTCCGCAAAAGTATATGGATTTAATTCCTATAGTATAAAGTTCCTCAATAAGTCCTTCTATTTCGCATTTTGACAGGATATTATTGTCCTTTATTCGTGACGTTTTAAAATCTTTCGTCCACATCTGGCACATCACGCATCGGAAGATACATCTATAGTTAACCTCTATGGTGACCGATTCCGGAGGTGAAGCGTATCCCAGTCCTAAATTGTACGGAAGGTTTCTTTTTGTTGTCCTAATTAGCTTTACCATAGACAAAAGTCAGATTTTATAGAGGGTTTCTTCTTTGTTGAATACTATTCTGTTTACAACTTCCATCCCCTGCATTACCGAATGATCCATATTGCCAACCTCATATTTCCATCCCCCAAACCGCCCCCGGGAATAAATGTTCTGTTCTGAGAGAAAGGATTGAATATTCTTTATTGTAGTATCTCTCCCTACGAAAGGAACAGGAAAAGAGTGTGGCACATCAATGAGAAATGTTGAAACTATCAGCGACCTGTCTTCCTCCTTTAAGAGTTTTGAGTTGATCAATCCCTGGATAGTTTCCTCTACGATAGTTTCTTTTGACACGGTCTTAAACCTTGAGTAAGAGGTCTCAGCCAGAAAAGAAAAAAATTCCCCTGTTGGTGTCATATTGGGTGAATAATTGGAGAGATAGGTGATTCTGTAAAAAGGTGAATTATTTTCGGGGAAATAGATCCAGTTTTTATTGCTGGGGCAGGGTTTCCTGATGCCAATGCCTACCATGTAGCCTCCACTCCAGAGGAATTCCTCCACAGACCTTCCTAACCATTCGGGTTTGTCTTCTATTTTGCCCAAAAGCTCAGTGAGAGGTATTGTGGAGATTAATACGTCGTAAGAAGCCTTTTCTCCATCTTCAAAAATAACCTCTTTTCTGTCAGTGGCGATTCGTACGGCATTTTTGTTCAAATAAAGGTGATCTTGGGTATACGGTAAAAACTTATTGAACAAACCGCCAGTGCCCTCAAAAAGGGGATACCGGAATGTATTATTGGGCCCCCATTCACTGTCATCCCTCAGAGAGATAATATTTTTCAGAACCCTCTTGATATCGATAATGCTTACCCTTTCGGCTATCCAATTATAATCCATCCTGTTTAAAGGACATGCCCATACCTTGTTATTGTAGGGAACCATAAAGTGTCTGGCAATGCCTTCTCCAAAGAAATAGTAAATCCATTCCTCGAAGTTTTTGTAAGAACCTTTTCTCTGAAGGACATCAAAAAGTCCAGAAATGCATTCAAATACAAGCTCCTTATCCGGGTGCAAGTGAAAATTGTTCTGAAAAGGGTACTGAATAAAGCTATCCTTAAGCCATATCCAGCTCTCTCTCTTAAAAGTAAGCACATCATTGTGTAATAAATCATCTACTAACCGATTAAACCGGTCGTTGTTTGAAAAGAGGATATGTCCCCCGATATCCCAGGTAAAACCCTGTTTGTCCCTAAAACTGGCAGAAAGACCGCCGACATAATGGTTTTTTTCATAGATATTCCAGTTCTTATATCCGATTTCGTGGAGTCTGTAGGCGGCTCCAAGACCGGTAGGCCCGGCTCCTAAGATGACAATTTTTTTCATATTCTTCTCAGGATATTTATTTCCGCAGATTTACGATAAATATCTTCCATTTTGTGTGTAATGATTTCCCACGTATAATGATCAAGCATCTTCTTTTTTCCCCATTGTCCCATACGGTTACTGAGTTCCCAGTCCTGGAGCAGAAGTAATATTTTTTCCGCTATCTCTTCGGGGTCCGGATTTACCAGAAATCCTCCCTCTCCGTTATTGGTAAGTTCTATTAAAGGAGGTATCCTGGCCCCGATAACCGGTTTTTCAAACATCCATGCCTCGAGAAACGTCCCTCCCAGGCTCTCCTCCATTGACGGCATGCAGAAGACGTCGCATGCTTTCAATAAGGCGGTTTTTTGGCTTTCTGACACAAAACCCAGGACTTTTATTCTCCGGTCATTATACCGGTTGAATATCTTTTCTGAGTTACCCTCTTTTGGCCCAGCAAAGAAGAAATACGTGTCAGGCAGTTTCTTCCACACGAGGCGGGCTGCCATTAAAAGCTCTTCTATTCCTTTATATTCCACGTTGCGCCCAAGAAATAGCACCATTTTTTTATCTTTAAGATCATACTTTTGCCGAAAGTCTGATGTGGAATCATTGGCAACTAATGGCCCTACACCGACTTTATGTACTTTTTCGGCAGATATGCCATGATGGACAAAAAAATTCTTTTCAAAATCGGTCATAGCAATAAGAACATCTGCTGCGGAGGATACTTTGTACCAGAAATAATCTGTCCAGCCTCTCGGGCTGAGATGAAGTTGCGGGTTATACAGAAAGGACTTATTGCTGGCTCTGCTTTCTTTCATTTCTTTGAGCCAGTCTTTGTGATACAGGTGAAGTACAGGAGTATAAACAAAGGGTATCCCAAGCCTTCGTGCAGCCTTAAATGCTGCGTAGCCAAAGTAAGAGACGCCGCCGTGAATGCAGTGTAAAATATCAGAACCCTTTATCAGGCTGATTAATTTCTTCATATAAAAATTTGACAGCATTTCCATTGCCAACCTGATAACTATGTCAGGCAGTTTTGGGCTTTGTATTCTGACGAGAGGCAAGTTCATGAATTTTTCTATCAGACTTAATGGCAATCTGGTCACCTTTGCCCTGTTATCATTGTATTCAGTTGCTTGTGCGGAAGCATTCAGTATACATGCCACCCAGAGTTCGTGGGAAAGCTTATCCTTCTGATTATCAATTAAGGTTATAACCTGTATGTCATGCCTTTCGGATAGCCTCTTTACAAGTTCATGGGTGTGCAGTTCACACCCGCCTATTGCAGGCCAGTATACCGGTAACACATACGTAATTTTTAAGGAACCCATATTGTCCAAGGAATTTCAATCTTGTATGATTCCCCTCTAGAAAGAGGGGATACAGGGGTGTGTAAATCGGCCATAACACCCCCGCCCCCTCTTTTTAGAGGGGAGCTTAAAAGTCGCTGCTAAAGGCAGCCTAATTTAATATCTTCATTTTGCTCTTAATTGCTTCCTCATAAACCGTGAGGAGCCTTATAACGTGTATCTCTTTGCGGTAGAGTTCGTTTACCCGTTGCTGTCCTTTAAATCCCATCTTCTTTGCCAGGGAAGGGTCTTCCAGCAATTGAAAAATCCTATCGGACAATTCTCTCACATCGCCCCTCCGAACAAGAAAACCCGTTTCGTTATGGATAAGCCACTCCCTTATCCCCCCCGAGTCAAAGGCAACCACGGGTTTCCCAAAAGACATGGCCTCAATTCCCACAAGACCAAATGATTCGGGAACTATT contains:
- a CDS encoding glycosyltransferase; the encoded protein is MINDENIICISWLVWDSIPLVMHQMMTRLARHNRVLFVDPPVAYSNLIIRPSLWKDRLKKTFLWLRGVRQVNDNMYVYYPPPLLLQYGHYKNVDSLNQSFLTSAIAKTAKRLGFTNPIVWIYHPYAINPRGEFGEKLVCYDCNDDVGFFFCYHFNKRNRLSDMEERLAKRADAVFATSKYLYRIRKGQNPNTHYLPSGVDSELFQQAQSPACKIAPELEDIPSPVIGFVGGMVNSKMHWEWIREAAIARPQWNFVFIGPCVENPPSYITQQKNILFVGTKPQNLLPSCIKGFDVCLIPYQGEDFLKACQPTKAFEYLAAGKPVVSSWIPELEDYREIIRLSRTSGEFIQNIEAALEDGKKEELVRKYVQASQGWTWEGRLEKASEIIINTLKKHSLTKDGLNAA
- a CDS encoding glycosyltransferase family 4 protein, producing MKNRLNIGINMITSNETLRGTDRYITEILHQLSTMDKTNQYFIFYAHWQRFAQPLKASNFQFIQMSPPKGTLLKAFWQALIFPKVVKKYNLNVLHYTNPIPILKRHCPIVVTIHDLAEFIQPTKYGALKSYAKRLFVLLCIKKANFIITVSDTTKRAILDLLDYTPESIDVTLEGISQNLSVDNNDGEYIFEKYHIPRNYILYVGVIEKTKQVESIVKAFSRLDDSLQRNYAIVIAGNKGNAYEEVKATIRNCELEKKVFFLGYVQDNDLKYLYKKAKVFVFPSLIEGFGLPVLEAMGHGIPVIASDIPVISEVVGDAAVLVDPYDITALRDAMSKILLDEELRNSLITKSLERIKDFSWENTARKTLEIYRKLAGMNNEPSV
- a CDS encoding radical SAM/SPASM domain-containing protein produces the protein MVKLIRTTKRNLPYNLGLGYASPPESVTIEVNYRCIFRCVMCQMWTKDFKTSRIKDNNILSKCEIEGLIEELYTIGIKSIYFCGGEPFLRKDFLDIVKYCKSKGLYCSTISNGYLINSDLAKQIVISGIDSIGISIDSANKELHDEIRGFEGAFDHAIEGIRLIKQKQKEYNTDFPEIFINTTISSKNFFFLPAITDLAKSLAVRRINFNYLSIVDHNTVKLTNQEMGEKIIGFHTFSDISPEYLLQKEHIDQLESVIENIKKRGGSEIKCDLDQALLSGNKDHLLKGKFSVLRCNTPWLSAMITPFGDVVPCAMFTGYKMGNVREMSFRKIWNNKRAMNMRRLLRKNLPPLCQKCCMVHRGTPSLWKRFYKKFLKRDSHDQR
- a CDS encoding protoporphyrinogen/coproporphyrinogen oxidase; the protein is MKKIVILGAGPTGLGAAYRLHEIGYKNWNIYEKNHYVGGLSASFRDKQGFTWDIGGHILFSNNDRFNRLVDDLLHNDVLTFKRESWIWLKDSFIQYPFQNNFHLHPDKELVFECISGLFDVLQRKGSYKNFEEWIYYFFGEGIARHFMVPYNNKVWACPLNRMDYNWIAERVSIIDIKRVLKNIISLRDDSEWGPNNTFRYPLFEGTGGLFNKFLPYTQDHLYLNKNAVRIATDRKEVIFEDGEKASYDVLISTIPLTELLGKIEDKPEWLGRSVEEFLWSGGYMVGIGIRKPCPSNKNWIYFPENNSPFYRITYLSNYSPNMTPTGEFFSFLAETSYSRFKTVSKETIVEETIQGLINSKLLKEEDRSLIVSTFLIDVPHSFPVPFVGRDTTIKNIQSFLSEQNIYSRGRFGGWKYEVGNMDHSVMQGMEVVNRIVFNKEETLYKI
- a CDS encoding glycosyltransferase family 4 protein; protein product: MGSLKITYVLPVYWPAIGGCELHTHELVKRLSERHDIQVITLIDNQKDKLSHELWVACILNASAQATEYNDNRAKVTRLPLSLIEKFMNLPLVRIQSPKLPDIVIRLAMEMLSNFYMKKLISLIKGSDILHCIHGGVSYFGYAAFKAARRLGIPFVYTPVLHLYHKDWLKEMKESRASNKSFLYNPQLHLSPRGWTDYFWYKVSSAADVLIAMTDFEKNFFVHHGISAEKVHKVGVGPLVANDSTSDFRQKYDLKDKKMVLFLGRNVEYKGIEELLMAARLVWKKLPDTYFFFAGPKEGNSEKIFNRYNDRRIKVLGFVSESQKTALLKACDVFCMPSMEESLGGTFLEAWMFEKPVIGARIPPLIELTNNGEGGFLVNPDPEEIAEKILLLLQDWELSNRMGQWGKKKMLDHYTWEIITHKMEDIYRKSAEINILRRI
- a CDS encoding glycosyltransferase family 2 protein; its protein translation is MDLSINICTYNNRDFLKKCLISIYEKIKDIQFEVVVVDNASQDGTVDMIKKDFPHVLLIENDRNAGVAPARNQSIRRSSGRYVLLLDADTEFVSKNFGDIIRYMDFSPDVALLGVQQITFDNQPYPASRTFPLIRDIVLRRLAFLGFIRNSRLMKAHHVLLHDSDKPMEVDYVIGAFQLIRRDVFNVTGLLDENMFYGFEDADYCARIRKAGYKVVYYPSYTIKHYVSGITRKKLLSKTGIQLLFSHFKSYAKFYKKHHDLLKRRTL
- a CDS encoding glycosyltransferase family 9 protein gives rise to the protein MSSVLGLKASIKNVFFSLFEKFAPFLNRDKKSLAHSEMRKILVAEGGGIGDLIRVFPAIECLKDNFPAASISVLASPEAKEILSLFSKKNIISEVIDYDLKGRHRGFFRKFLLIFSLRKRHFDLIYAPDRGEGMREEVLMNFLTGIPHRIGFQKGRAGSLNTIMIELREGVPIVKQNLDILRNAGLQVTKEEIDLSVPEKDIHEAELLITKLTREIPSPVITVHPGASWNAGYRCWPLEKYISLIQRLIKEQQLKVIIIGNKGDIETGKKILKEVESPDIISVMGRTTLAQTAAIIKLSNLFLGNDSGPLHIALALKVPSIAVFGSTSPEQVIGPQERCVVIRKNLACSPCYVHQYDYTPACKDFQCLNKISVDEVFNAVKKVLSDNFHEEIS